A stretch of DNA from Limnothrix sp. FACHB-406:
GCGATCGCCTGCATTCGTTCCTCGCTCAGGCCGCTGGCCTGCGGGAACACCGCCAGGGGATTGCCCCCAAAGGCTTGGGTTGTAAATACATCGGCCGTGTAAAAGCGATCGCCGATCGGGGAAAGGGTCAAGGTCAAAGTCTCCAGCTTGCCAACACCACCGCCTGAGCCGGTGGAAATTATTGATTTGAAATTAACCGTTTGCAATTAACCGTTTGCAATCAAACTTCTGTGATTATGTGATTATTGGTGATTAACCGTCTGCAATCATCCGTTCATTAGCCCGATCGAACTAAAACGTTGCCGCGTGATTTTGCAGCGCCATTGTGCCCAATCAACCCATTGAGCCTACGATCCCTGACTGTCCAAATTGCCCGATCGCTAATCAAGAGCAATGTTGGCCAGAATACCTAGGTTCGATCGCCCTGTCCGTTAGGCTGCTGGGATGTGATGGTTTTGATGGAGTTTGCTTGGCCCATGACTGCCGCATCGCCCACCCCTTCCTTGCCCGATCGACTGCGGGAACTGGCCCGCCTCTTTCTTACCTTGGGTGTGACCGGGTTTGGCGGCCCCCAAGCCCACATGGCGTTGATGAATGAAGCCGTGGTGGTGCAGCGGGGTTGGCTAACGGCGGAAGAATTCACCGAAGGCATTGCCGTTTGCGAAATGTTGCCCGGCCCCGCCTCCACCCAACTCGGCATCTACATCGGCTATTGCCGTGCCGGTTGGCTCGGGGCCCTGTTGGCAGGCCTCTGCTTCATTGCCCCCGCTTGGGTGATGGTGGTGGCCCTTGCTTGGGCCTACTTTCGCTATGGGGCATTACCGGCCGTTTCCGCCCTGTTTTTGGGCATTTCCCCGGCCGTGGTGGCCATTGTCTTGACCTTTTGTTGGAAATTGGGGCGCAAGGTTTTGCTGGGCGGCGATCGCCCTTGGATCCGCTGGGCGATCGCCCTGGGCACTTTTGGGCTGCTGCGGTTCAGCACTGGGGGAATCTTGTGGGCCTTTGTCTTGGCGGGACTAGCCGGGTTGGTGTTTTTTGGGCCGCGCCGCTCCGCCTTAGGGGCGATCGGCCCTTGGGGCATCTTGCTGCCCACCTTTGTTGCCGCCTTGCCGCCGGAATCCCTGACCGTTGCCAGCTTTTGGGGTTGGGAACGCATCCACACCTACGGCCCCGAACTGATCAGCACGTTCTTGCGGGCGGGAACCCTGGTCTTTGGTGGTGGGCTAACGATCGTGC
This window harbors:
- the chrA gene encoding chromate efflux transporter — its product is MTAASPTPSLPDRLRELARLFLTLGVTGFGGPQAHMALMNEAVVVQRGWLTAEEFTEGIAVCEMLPGPASTQLGIYIGYCRAGWLGALLAGLCFIAPAWVMVVALAWAYFRYGALPAVSALFLGISPAVVAIVLTFCWKLGRKVLLGGDRPWIRWAIALGTFGLLRFSTGGILWAFVLAGLAGLVFFGPRRSALGAIGPWGILLPTFVAALPPESLTVASFWGWERIHTYGPELISTFLRAGTLVFGGGLTIVPLLELEVVQRLGWLTRPEFLHGVAIGQVTPGPVLLTVAFVGYKVAGVLGALAATVAVFLPSFGFVGLAAPLLRRSRHNPWVRAFLQGITPAVLGAILAVTLPLVQAALQIDRGVAWLSAATGALLILGMVGLLRWRLAAWQVLACGAIAGVLLGLVPGAIG